A window of Mangifera indica cultivar Alphonso chromosome 13, CATAS_Mindica_2.1, whole genome shotgun sequence contains these coding sequences:
- the LOC123194254 gene encoding G-type lectin S-receptor-like serine/threonine-protein kinase SD2-5 isoform X2, whose translation MNWIDNDGLFLLSNSSDFAFGFQTTKDVTSFLLVIVHMASRRSIWSANGGSPVANSDNFVFNQDGKVFLQKGDAVVWTANTSGKSVSAIELQDSGNLVMLGEDNRVLWESFSHPTDTLISNQDFKEGMKLVSNPSSNNLSYFLEIKAGDMVLYAGYPTPQPYWSMSKDERRTINISGGKVTLSTLVANSWRFYDQKKALLWQFVFSASTDANATWIAVLGNDGFISFYNLQHGGSNTPSDTKIPNNPCSTPESCDAYYVCSGNNRCQCSEALDARNCQTGIVSPCDHSKGSTELVDAGADLNYFALPYVPSSSKSDLSGCTASCLGNCSCLALFFQNSTGDCFLFDSVGTFQSSDQGSGYVAYIKVFGDTNGGGDSSNQKRFPYVVIIVISTVIVISGLLYMAFRYYRNKKKRVPESPQETSEEDNFLESLSGMPVRFSYSDLQNATNNFSVKLGQGGFGSVYQGVLPDGTRLAVKKLESIGQGKKEFRAEVSIIGSIHHLHLVRLKGFCAEGAHRLLAYEYMANGSLDKWIFRRNNEENLLDWETRFNIALGTAKGLAYLHEDCDAKIVHCDIKPENVLLDDNYLAKVSDFGLAKLMTREQSHVFTTLRGTRGYLAPEWITNYAISEKSDVYSYGMVLLEIVGGRKNYDSSETSEKSHFPSYAFKMMEEGKLRDILDSRLRIDGDDERVYTAIKVALWCIQEDMHLRPSMTKVVQMLEGLCQVPLPPTSAPLGTRLYPTFFKSISEEGTSSGPSDCNSEAYLSAVRLSGPR comes from the coding sequence ATGAATTGGATCGATAATGATGGGTTGTTTCTTTTGTCAAATAGTTCTGATTTTGCTTTTGGCTTCCAAACTACCAAGGATGTTACATCGTTTCTGCTAGTTATTGTGCACATGGCTAGTAGAAGATCAATCTGGTCTGCTAATGGAGGGTCACCTGTTGCAAACTCTGACAATTTTGTGTTCAATCAAGATGGTAAAGTGTTTTTACAAAAAGGGGATGCTGTTGTTTGGACTGCAAATACCAGCGGTAAATCTGTTTCTGCAATTGAATTGCAGGACTCAGGAAATCTGGTTATGCTTGGGGAAGACAACAGAGTACTTTGGGAGAGTTTTAGTCATCCGACTGACACACTTATATCGAACCAGGACTTTAAGGAAGGTATGAAGCTTGTAAGTAATCCTAGTAGCAATAACCTGAGCTACTTTCTTGAAATCAAGGCCGGAGATATGGTTCTCTATGCCGGTTACCCAACCCCTCAGCCTTACTGGTCTATGTCCAAGGATGAACGAAGAACCATTAACATAAGTGGTGGGAAGGTCACCTTGTCAACTCTTGTAGCAAATTCATGGAGGTTCTATGATCAAAAAAAGGCCTTATTGTGGCAATTTGTATTCTCGGCTAGTACTGATGCAAATGCTACTTGGATTGCAGTTCTAGGAAATGATGGCTTTATTTCCTTCTACAATCTCCAGCATGGAGGCTCAAATACTCCTTCAGAtacaaaaataccaaataatccgTGCAGCACACCAGAATCTTGTGATGCATATTATGTTTGTTCAGGAAATAACCGGTGCCAGTGCTCTGAAGCTCTTGATGCTAGAAATTGCCAAACTGGCATTGTCTCTCCCTGTGATCATTCCAAGGGCTCTACTGAGCTTGTGGATGCTGGAGCTGACCTGAATTATTTTGCACTTCCATATGTTCCATCTTCATCAAAATCTGATTTGAGTGGTTGCACAGCCTCCTGCCTTGGTAATTGCTCTTGCCTTGCTTTGTTCTTCCAAAACAGTACTGGGGATTGTTTTTTATTCGACAGCGTAGGTACCTTCCAAAGCTCTGACCAGGGCTCAGGTTATGTTGCATACATTAAGGTTTTTGGCGACACTAATGGTGGAGGGGATTCAAGTAACCAGAAACGCTTTCCATATGTTGTGATCATTGTCATTTCAACAGTAATTGTCATCTCTGGTCTACTCTATATGGCGTTTCGGTATTACaggaataagaagaaaagagtgCCAGAATCTCCTCAAGAGACATCAGAAGAAGATAATTTTTTGGAGAGTTTATCTGGAATGCCAGTTCGTTTCAGTTACAGTGATCTTCAAAATGCAACGAACAACTTCTCTGTGAAACTTGGACAAGGAGGGTTTGGCTCAGTTTACCAAGGGGTTCTCCCAGATGGAACACGATTGGCTGTGAAGAAGTTGGAAAGCATTGGTCAGGGCAAGAAAGAATTTAGAGCGGAAGTCAGCATTATTGGAAGTATCCACCATCTGCATTTGGTCAGGCTCAAAGGCTTTTGTGCAGAAGGAGCCCATCGGCTTCTTGCTTATGAGTACATGGCAAATGGCTCTTTGGATAAGTGGATCTTCAGAAGGAACAATGAAGAAAATCTGCTAGACTGGGAAACTAGATTCAACATAGCTTTAGGGACGGCAAAAGGTCTTGCCTATCTCCATGAAGATTGCGATGCAAAAATTGTTCATTGTGACATTAAGCCTGAAAATGTGCTTCTTGATGACAATTACTTGGCCAAAGTCTCTGATTTTGGCTTGGCTAAACTAATGACTCGTGAGCAAAGCCATGTATTCACAACCTTAAGGGGCACAAGAGGATATCTCGCACCAGAATGGATCACAAACTATGCAATTTCAGAAAAGAGTGATGTTTATAGCTATGGAATGGTGTTATTAGAGATCGTTGGAGGCAGAAAAAACTATGATTCATCAGAAACTTCAGAGAAATCACATTTCCCATCTTATGCATTCAAGATGATGGAAGAAGGGAAATTGAGAGATATACTTGATTCGAGATTAAGGATAGATGGTGATGATGAGAGGGTTTATACAGCCATTAAAGTAGCACTATGGTGCATACAGGAAGATATGCATCTAAGGCCATCAATGACAAAAGTTGTGCAGATGCTTGAAGGTCTCTGCCAAGTTCCTCTGCCTCCAACTTCTGCTCCATTGGGTACACGTCTTTACCCAACTTTCTTTAAGTCAATAAGCGAGGAGGGCACATCCTCAGGACCATCTGACTGCAATAGTGAAGCTTATCTTTCAGCCGTGCGCCTTTCTGGCCCAAGATAA
- the LOC123194254 gene encoding G-type lectin S-receptor-like serine/threonine-protein kinase SD2-5 isoform X3, which translates to MEGHLLQTLTILCSIKMDSGNLVMLGEDNRVLWESFSHPTDTLISNQDFKEGMKLVSNPSSNNLSYFLEIKAGDMVLYAGYPTPQPYWSMSKDERRTINISGGKVTLSTLVANSWRFYDQKKALLWQFVFSASTDANATWIAVLGNDGFISFYNLQHGGSNTPSDTKIPNNPCSTPESCDAYYVCSGNNRCQCSEALDARNCQTGIVSPCDHSKGSTELVDAGADLNYFALPYVPSSSKSDLSGCTASCLGNCSCLALFFQNSTGDCFLFDSVGTFQSSDQGSGYVAYIKVFGDTNGGGDSSNQKRFPYVVIIVISTVIVISGLLYMAFRYYRNKKKRVPESPQETSEEDNFLESLSGMPVRFSYSDLQNATNNFSVKLGQGGFGSVYQGVLPDGTRLAVKKLESIGQGKKEFRAEVSIIGSIHHLHLVRLKGFCAEGAHRLLAYEYMANGSLDKWIFRRNNEENLLDWETRFNIALGTAKGLAYLHEDCDAKIVHCDIKPENVLLDDNYLAKVSDFGLAKLMTREQSHVFTTLRGTRGYLAPEWITNYAISEKSDVYSYGMVLLEIVGGRKNYDSSETSEKSHFPSYAFKMMEEGKLRDILDSRLRIDGDDERVYTAIKVALWCIQEDMHLRPSMTKVVQMLEGLCQVPLPPTSAPLGTRLYPTFFKSISEEGTSSGPSDCNSEAYLSAVRLSGPR; encoded by the exons ATGGAGGGTCACCTGTTGCAAACTCTGACAATTTTGTGTTCAATCAAGATG GACTCAGGAAATCTGGTTATGCTTGGGGAAGACAACAGAGTACTTTGGGAGAGTTTTAGTCATCCGACTGACACACTTATATCGAACCAGGACTTTAAGGAAGGTATGAAGCTTGTAAGTAATCCTAGTAGCAATAACCTGAGCTACTTTCTTGAAATCAAGGCCGGAGATATGGTTCTCTATGCCGGTTACCCAACCCCTCAGCCTTACTGGTCTATGTCCAAGGATGAACGAAGAACCATTAACATAAGTGGTGGGAAGGTCACCTTGTCAACTCTTGTAGCAAATTCATGGAGGTTCTATGATCAAAAAAAGGCCTTATTGTGGCAATTTGTATTCTCGGCTAGTACTGATGCAAATGCTACTTGGATTGCAGTTCTAGGAAATGATGGCTTTATTTCCTTCTACAATCTCCAGCATGGAGGCTCAAATACTCCTTCAGAtacaaaaataccaaataatccgTGCAGCACACCAGAATCTTGTGATGCATATTATGTTTGTTCAGGAAATAACCGGTGCCAGTGCTCTGAAGCTCTTGATGCTAGAAATTGCCAAACTGGCATTGTCTCTCCCTGTGATCATTCCAAGGGCTCTACTGAGCTTGTGGATGCTGGAGCTGACCTGAATTATTTTGCACTTCCATATGTTCCATCTTCATCAAAATCTGATTTGAGTGGTTGCACAGCCTCCTGCCTTGGTAATTGCTCTTGCCTTGCTTTGTTCTTCCAAAACAGTACTGGGGATTGTTTTTTATTCGACAGCGTAGGTACCTTCCAAAGCTCTGACCAGGGCTCAGGTTATGTTGCATACATTAAGGTTTTTGGCGACACTAATGGTGGAGGGGATTCAAGTAACCAGAAACGCTTTCCATATGTTGTGATCATTGTCATTTCAACAGTAATTGTCATCTCTGGTCTACTCTATATGGCGTTTCGGTATTACaggaataagaagaaaagagtgCCAGAATCTCCTCAAGAGACATCAGAAGAAGATAATTTTTTGGAGAGTTTATCTGGAATGCCAGTTCGTTTCAGTTACAGTGATCTTCAAAATGCAACGAACAACTTCTCTGTGAAACTTGGACAAGGAGGGTTTGGCTCAGTTTACCAAGGGGTTCTCCCAGATGGAACACGATTGGCTGTGAAGAAGTTGGAAAGCATTGGTCAGGGCAAGAAAGAATTTAGAGCGGAAGTCAGCATTATTGGAAGTATCCACCATCTGCATTTGGTCAGGCTCAAAGGCTTTTGTGCAGAAGGAGCCCATCGGCTTCTTGCTTATGAGTACATGGCAAATGGCTCTTTGGATAAGTGGATCTTCAGAAGGAACAATGAAGAAAATCTGCTAGACTGGGAAACTAGATTCAACATAGCTTTAGGGACGGCAAAAGGTCTTGCCTATCTCCATGAAGATTGCGATGCAAAAATTGTTCATTGTGACATTAAGCCTGAAAATGTGCTTCTTGATGACAATTACTTGGCCAAAGTCTCTGATTTTGGCTTGGCTAAACTAATGACTCGTGAGCAAAGCCATGTATTCACAACCTTAAGGGGCACAAGAGGATATCTCGCACCAGAATGGATCACAAACTATGCAATTTCAGAAAAGAGTGATGTTTATAGCTATGGAATGGTGTTATTAGAGATCGTTGGAGGCAGAAAAAACTATGATTCATCAGAAACTTCAGAGAAATCACATTTCCCATCTTATGCATTCAAGATGATGGAAGAAGGGAAATTGAGAGATATACTTGATTCGAGATTAAGGATAGATGGTGATGATGAGAGGGTTTATACAGCCATTAAAGTAGCACTATGGTGCATACAGGAAGATATGCATCTAAGGCCATCAATGACAAAAGTTGTGCAGATGCTTGAAGGTCTCTGCCAAGTTCCTCTGCCTCCAACTTCTGCTCCATTGGGTACACGTCTTTACCCAACTTTCTTTAAGTCAATAAGCGAGGAGGGCACATCCTCAGGACCATCTGACTGCAATAGTGAAGCTTATCTTTCAGCCGTGCGCCTTTCTGGCCCAAGATAA
- the LOC123194254 gene encoding G-type lectin S-receptor-like serine/threonine-protein kinase SD2-5 isoform X1 — MESWKVSCLLSFISISIILISDTCVASVRKNGKITPVFQGSQMNWIDNDGLFLLSNSSDFAFGFQTTKDVTSFLLVIVHMASRRSIWSANGGSPVANSDNFVFNQDGKVFLQKGDAVVWTANTSGKSVSAIELQDSGNLVMLGEDNRVLWESFSHPTDTLISNQDFKEGMKLVSNPSSNNLSYFLEIKAGDMVLYAGYPTPQPYWSMSKDERRTINISGGKVTLSTLVANSWRFYDQKKALLWQFVFSASTDANATWIAVLGNDGFISFYNLQHGGSNTPSDTKIPNNPCSTPESCDAYYVCSGNNRCQCSEALDARNCQTGIVSPCDHSKGSTELVDAGADLNYFALPYVPSSSKSDLSGCTASCLGNCSCLALFFQNSTGDCFLFDSVGTFQSSDQGSGYVAYIKVFGDTNGGGDSSNQKRFPYVVIIVISTVIVISGLLYMAFRYYRNKKKRVPESPQETSEEDNFLESLSGMPVRFSYSDLQNATNNFSVKLGQGGFGSVYQGVLPDGTRLAVKKLESIGQGKKEFRAEVSIIGSIHHLHLVRLKGFCAEGAHRLLAYEYMANGSLDKWIFRRNNEENLLDWETRFNIALGTAKGLAYLHEDCDAKIVHCDIKPENVLLDDNYLAKVSDFGLAKLMTREQSHVFTTLRGTRGYLAPEWITNYAISEKSDVYSYGMVLLEIVGGRKNYDSSETSEKSHFPSYAFKMMEEGKLRDILDSRLRIDGDDERVYTAIKVALWCIQEDMHLRPSMTKVVQMLEGLCQVPLPPTSAPLGTRLYPTFFKSISEEGTSSGPSDCNSEAYLSAVRLSGPR; from the coding sequence ATGGAAAGTTGGAAAGTTAGTTGTTTACTGAGCTTCATTTCAATATCTATTATCCTTATCTCAGACACCTGTGTGGCAAGTGTTCGAAAAAACGGCAAAATCACTCCAGTGTTTCAAGGGTCTCAGATGAATTGGATCGATAATGATGGGTTGTTTCTTTTGTCAAATAGTTCTGATTTTGCTTTTGGCTTCCAAACTACCAAGGATGTTACATCGTTTCTGCTAGTTATTGTGCACATGGCTAGTAGAAGATCAATCTGGTCTGCTAATGGAGGGTCACCTGTTGCAAACTCTGACAATTTTGTGTTCAATCAAGATGGTAAAGTGTTTTTACAAAAAGGGGATGCTGTTGTTTGGACTGCAAATACCAGCGGTAAATCTGTTTCTGCAATTGAATTGCAGGACTCAGGAAATCTGGTTATGCTTGGGGAAGACAACAGAGTACTTTGGGAGAGTTTTAGTCATCCGACTGACACACTTATATCGAACCAGGACTTTAAGGAAGGTATGAAGCTTGTAAGTAATCCTAGTAGCAATAACCTGAGCTACTTTCTTGAAATCAAGGCCGGAGATATGGTTCTCTATGCCGGTTACCCAACCCCTCAGCCTTACTGGTCTATGTCCAAGGATGAACGAAGAACCATTAACATAAGTGGTGGGAAGGTCACCTTGTCAACTCTTGTAGCAAATTCATGGAGGTTCTATGATCAAAAAAAGGCCTTATTGTGGCAATTTGTATTCTCGGCTAGTACTGATGCAAATGCTACTTGGATTGCAGTTCTAGGAAATGATGGCTTTATTTCCTTCTACAATCTCCAGCATGGAGGCTCAAATACTCCTTCAGAtacaaaaataccaaataatccgTGCAGCACACCAGAATCTTGTGATGCATATTATGTTTGTTCAGGAAATAACCGGTGCCAGTGCTCTGAAGCTCTTGATGCTAGAAATTGCCAAACTGGCATTGTCTCTCCCTGTGATCATTCCAAGGGCTCTACTGAGCTTGTGGATGCTGGAGCTGACCTGAATTATTTTGCACTTCCATATGTTCCATCTTCATCAAAATCTGATTTGAGTGGTTGCACAGCCTCCTGCCTTGGTAATTGCTCTTGCCTTGCTTTGTTCTTCCAAAACAGTACTGGGGATTGTTTTTTATTCGACAGCGTAGGTACCTTCCAAAGCTCTGACCAGGGCTCAGGTTATGTTGCATACATTAAGGTTTTTGGCGACACTAATGGTGGAGGGGATTCAAGTAACCAGAAACGCTTTCCATATGTTGTGATCATTGTCATTTCAACAGTAATTGTCATCTCTGGTCTACTCTATATGGCGTTTCGGTATTACaggaataagaagaaaagagtgCCAGAATCTCCTCAAGAGACATCAGAAGAAGATAATTTTTTGGAGAGTTTATCTGGAATGCCAGTTCGTTTCAGTTACAGTGATCTTCAAAATGCAACGAACAACTTCTCTGTGAAACTTGGACAAGGAGGGTTTGGCTCAGTTTACCAAGGGGTTCTCCCAGATGGAACACGATTGGCTGTGAAGAAGTTGGAAAGCATTGGTCAGGGCAAGAAAGAATTTAGAGCGGAAGTCAGCATTATTGGAAGTATCCACCATCTGCATTTGGTCAGGCTCAAAGGCTTTTGTGCAGAAGGAGCCCATCGGCTTCTTGCTTATGAGTACATGGCAAATGGCTCTTTGGATAAGTGGATCTTCAGAAGGAACAATGAAGAAAATCTGCTAGACTGGGAAACTAGATTCAACATAGCTTTAGGGACGGCAAAAGGTCTTGCCTATCTCCATGAAGATTGCGATGCAAAAATTGTTCATTGTGACATTAAGCCTGAAAATGTGCTTCTTGATGACAATTACTTGGCCAAAGTCTCTGATTTTGGCTTGGCTAAACTAATGACTCGTGAGCAAAGCCATGTATTCACAACCTTAAGGGGCACAAGAGGATATCTCGCACCAGAATGGATCACAAACTATGCAATTTCAGAAAAGAGTGATGTTTATAGCTATGGAATGGTGTTATTAGAGATCGTTGGAGGCAGAAAAAACTATGATTCATCAGAAACTTCAGAGAAATCACATTTCCCATCTTATGCATTCAAGATGATGGAAGAAGGGAAATTGAGAGATATACTTGATTCGAGATTAAGGATAGATGGTGATGATGAGAGGGTTTATACAGCCATTAAAGTAGCACTATGGTGCATACAGGAAGATATGCATCTAAGGCCATCAATGACAAAAGTTGTGCAGATGCTTGAAGGTCTCTGCCAAGTTCCTCTGCCTCCAACTTCTGCTCCATTGGGTACACGTCTTTACCCAACTTTCTTTAAGTCAATAAGCGAGGAGGGCACATCCTCAGGACCATCTGACTGCAATAGTGAAGCTTATCTTTCAGCCGTGCGCCTTTCTGGCCCAAGATAA
- the LOC123194763 gene encoding protein WVD2-like 6 isoform X2 — MDFDKLKVTDGLEVAQQNGDHMQPIVPGEHRDVSDDAYGTAEEVTEAVRSNGDSGGVPELVKRRTSGEVRDGSNDNVESNVSNISEVGKVKVADTSRESKPPSGNGTSKNEKLSKSKSFSSALLKKSNDGKNTEAAASNGSVGMNPQSKQSFTSRSFSDKQPHLSKLKQSGNSDAVSSEGLVEKTKRKPVKNEPVDKAEDVESSLSTAGDSKPRKVGALPNYGFSFKCDERAEKRREFYSKLEEKIHAKELERSNLQAKSKETQDAEIKKLRKSLNFKATPMPSFYQEPLPPKVELKKIPTTRAKSPKLGRKKTLTSAETDGNGTPSTQPGRLSLDEKVSQRNSTKGNSAVQLKRLQRKSLPNLPSERSILSNSSKEEKMTSSKAANEENTISPKATKEADSLIRESVPGTDSKETLLGTDEEPAVGERDQPIFVQEPVALEDQVH, encoded by the exons ATGGATTTTGATAAACTTAAAGTGACTGATGGGCTTGAGGTGGCCCAGCAAAATGGTGATCATATGCAACCTATTGTACCTGGAGAACATAGGGATGTTTCAGATGATGCTTATGGGACAGCTGAAGAGGTTACAGAGGCTGTTAGGTCAAATGGAGACTCAGGAGGTGTTCCTGAGTTGGTTAAAAGGAGAACTAGTGGGGAGGTTAGAGATGGATCAAATGATAATGTGGAAAGCAATGTCTCCAATATTTCTGAG GTTGGGAAAGTGAAAGTTGCTGATACCTCACGGGAGTCCAAACCACCAAGTGGTAATGGCACAAGCAAGAATGAGAAGCTCTCAAAGTCAAAAAGCTTTTCATCAGCCTTGCTGAAGAAAAGCAATGATGGGAAAAATACTGAGGCAGCTGCTTCAAATGGTTCTGTTGGCATGAATCCACAATCCAAACAATCTTTTACAAGCAGGTCTTTCAGTGACAAACAGCCCCATTTATCTAAGTTGAAG CAATCTGGAAATTCTGATGCAGTGTCATCTGAAGGCCTTGT GGAGAAGACAAAACGGAAGCCTGTGAAGAACGAACCTGTTGACAAAGCTGAAGATGTAGAATCTTCTCT TTCTACAGCAGGAGATTCCAAGCCTCGGAAAGTGGGTGCACTTCCAAATTATGGTTTCAGTTTTAAGTGCGATGAGCGAGCTGAGAAAAGGAGAGAG TTCTACTCTAAACTTGAGGAAAAGATTCATGCCAAGGAATTAGAAAGAAGTAACTTGCAAGCCAAATCTAAG GAAACTCAAGATGCAGAGATTAAGAAGCTCAggaagagtttgaattttaaagcAACCCCCATGCCAAGCTTCTACCAAGAGCCTCTTCCTCCTAAGGTGGAGTTAAAGAAG aTACCCACAACAAGAGCCAAATCTCCCAAACTTGGTAGAAAGAAGACCTTGACTTCTGCAGAAACCGATGGAAATGGCACCCCTAGTACTCAACCAGGCCGACTAAGTCTGGATGAGAAAGTATCTCAGAGAAACTCTACCAAAGGAAATTCTGCTGTACAATTGAAAAGGCTGCAGCGGAAGTCCCTTCCCAATCTGCCTTCTGAAAGGAGCATTTTATCCAATTCCAGCAAGGAAGAAAAGATGACCTCATCAAAAGCAGCAAATGAGGAAAATACCATTTCACCGAAAGCAACAAAGGAAGCTGATTCTCTCATTCGGGAGTCAGTTCCTGGAACAGATTCAAAAGAAACTCTGCTCGGTACAGACGAGGAACCAGCAGTTGGGGAGAGAGATCAACCCATCTTTGTACAGGAACCCGTAGCATTGGAGGATCAAGTTCATTAG
- the LOC123194353 gene encoding putative L-ascorbate peroxidase 6 produces the protein MSSSATLSLCSNSYFPPPTLKFVFKFPSKRLRSPLSTLSFGAECFKISSSFISDQSSEKNGRCNLNKRRGLLFAATLPFILPLHDFVVESDAKAIESGASEYLLMKQVVSKVVSKGKAAGVLRLAFHDAGTFEMDENSGGMNGSIIYELERPENAGLKKSLKVLEKAKSEVDAIQPVSWTDMIAVGGAVAVSVCGGPTIPVSIGRLDSVVGDPEGKLPQESLDASGLKQCFQRKGFSAQELVALSGAHTLGSKGFGNPVVFDNSYYKILLEKPWQSTSGMSSMIGLPSDRALVEDDECLRWITKYADDQNVFFEDFKNAYIKLVNSGARFYIV, from the exons ATGAGTTCATCAGCTACCTTGAGCCTCTGTTCCAACTCCTACTTTCCCCCTCCAACTCTCaaatttgtattcaaatttcCCTCCAAAAGACTACGTTCCCCTCTCTCAACGCTCTCATTTGGCGCCGAATGCTTCAAAATTTCCTCCTCCTTCATCAGCGACCAAAGTTCAG AGAAAAATGGCCGTTGCAATTTGAATAAGAGGAGAGGACTGCTATTTGCAGCCACGCTTCCGTTTATTCTTCCTTTGCATGATTTTGTTGTGGAATCTGATGCTAAAGCGATAGA GTCAGGTGCAAGTGAGTATCTTCTTATGAAACAAGTGGTTTCGAAGGTAGTCTCAAAGGGAAAGGCGGCTGGTGTACTTCGTCTTGCATTTCATGATGCAGGAACTTTTGAAATGGATGAGAATTCAG GTGGTATGAATGGTTCTATAATTTACGAACTTGAAAGACCTGAAAATGCAGGCCTTAAAAAGTCGTTGAAG GTTCTAGAGAAAGCAAAGAGTGAAGTGGACGCTATACAGCCAG TATCATGGACAGATATGATTGCTGTGGGTGGGGCTGTTGCAGTTTCAGTTTGTGGAGGTCCAACAATTCCAGTTTCCATTGGCAGACTAGATTCAGT GGTGGGAGATCCTGAAGGAAAACTTCCTCAAGAATCTCTGGATGCTTCTGGCTTGAAGCAATGCTTTCAAAGAAAAGGCTTCTC AGCACAAGAACTTGTTGCTTTATCTGGAGCCCATACTCTTGGAAGTAAAGGTTTTGGAAATCCAGTTGTTTTTGACAATTCATACTATAAAATTCTTCTGGAGAAACCGTGGCAATCTACTT CTGGTATGTCAAGCATGATTGGACTCCCTTCAGATCGTGCACTTGTTGAGGATGATGAGTGCTTGAG ATGGATCACAAAGTATGCTGACGATCAGAATGTTTTCTTCGAAGATTTCAAGAACGCATATATAAAACTAGTGAACTCCGGTGCAAG ATTTTATATTGTCTGA
- the LOC123194763 gene encoding protein WVD2-like 6 isoform X1, producing the protein MNMDFDKLKVTDGLEVAQQNGDHMQPIVPGEHRDVSDDAYGTAEEVTEAVRSNGDSGGVPELVKRRTSGEVRDGSNDNVESNVSNISEVGKVKVADTSRESKPPSGNGTSKNEKLSKSKSFSSALLKKSNDGKNTEAAASNGSVGMNPQSKQSFTSRSFSDKQPHLSKLKQSGNSDAVSSEGLVEKTKRKPVKNEPVDKAEDVESSLSTAGDSKPRKVGALPNYGFSFKCDERAEKRREFYSKLEEKIHAKELERSNLQAKSKETQDAEIKKLRKSLNFKATPMPSFYQEPLPPKVELKKIPTTRAKSPKLGRKKTLTSAETDGNGTPSTQPGRLSLDEKVSQRNSTKGNSAVQLKRLQRKSLPNLPSERSILSNSSKEEKMTSSKAANEENTISPKATKEADSLIRESVPGTDSKETLLGTDEEPAVGERDQPIFVQEPVALEDQVH; encoded by the exons ATGAA TATGGATTTTGATAAACTTAAAGTGACTGATGGGCTTGAGGTGGCCCAGCAAAATGGTGATCATATGCAACCTATTGTACCTGGAGAACATAGGGATGTTTCAGATGATGCTTATGGGACAGCTGAAGAGGTTACAGAGGCTGTTAGGTCAAATGGAGACTCAGGAGGTGTTCCTGAGTTGGTTAAAAGGAGAACTAGTGGGGAGGTTAGAGATGGATCAAATGATAATGTGGAAAGCAATGTCTCCAATATTTCTGAG GTTGGGAAAGTGAAAGTTGCTGATACCTCACGGGAGTCCAAACCACCAAGTGGTAATGGCACAAGCAAGAATGAGAAGCTCTCAAAGTCAAAAAGCTTTTCATCAGCCTTGCTGAAGAAAAGCAATGATGGGAAAAATACTGAGGCAGCTGCTTCAAATGGTTCTGTTGGCATGAATCCACAATCCAAACAATCTTTTACAAGCAGGTCTTTCAGTGACAAACAGCCCCATTTATCTAAGTTGAAG CAATCTGGAAATTCTGATGCAGTGTCATCTGAAGGCCTTGT GGAGAAGACAAAACGGAAGCCTGTGAAGAACGAACCTGTTGACAAAGCTGAAGATGTAGAATCTTCTCT TTCTACAGCAGGAGATTCCAAGCCTCGGAAAGTGGGTGCACTTCCAAATTATGGTTTCAGTTTTAAGTGCGATGAGCGAGCTGAGAAAAGGAGAGAG TTCTACTCTAAACTTGAGGAAAAGATTCATGCCAAGGAATTAGAAAGAAGTAACTTGCAAGCCAAATCTAAG GAAACTCAAGATGCAGAGATTAAGAAGCTCAggaagagtttgaattttaaagcAACCCCCATGCCAAGCTTCTACCAAGAGCCTCTTCCTCCTAAGGTGGAGTTAAAGAAG aTACCCACAACAAGAGCCAAATCTCCCAAACTTGGTAGAAAGAAGACCTTGACTTCTGCAGAAACCGATGGAAATGGCACCCCTAGTACTCAACCAGGCCGACTAAGTCTGGATGAGAAAGTATCTCAGAGAAACTCTACCAAAGGAAATTCTGCTGTACAATTGAAAAGGCTGCAGCGGAAGTCCCTTCCCAATCTGCCTTCTGAAAGGAGCATTTTATCCAATTCCAGCAAGGAAGAAAAGATGACCTCATCAAAAGCAGCAAATGAGGAAAATACCATTTCACCGAAAGCAACAAAGGAAGCTGATTCTCTCATTCGGGAGTCAGTTCCTGGAACAGATTCAAAAGAAACTCTGCTCGGTACAGACGAGGAACCAGCAGTTGGGGAGAGAGATCAACCCATCTTTGTACAGGAACCCGTAGCATTGGAGGATCAAGTTCATTAG